From a single Paraburkholderia sp. FT54 genomic region:
- a CDS encoding transposase yields the protein MRKFDVRFKGKVVREYLAGKGGYKLLARKFGVAESMVRRWVAAYRHHGNAGLIRQRCAYTLEFKLEVLHRGVVQNLSRRELAAIYNISNPHSITTWQQQKARGELRSLKGMRPSGQDVSMPAKKKTSSQSSKAKLSGESDQLLRENQRLRAEVAYLKKFNALVLAKKLARQKEPK from the coding sequence GTGAGGAAATTCGATGTAAGGTTTAAGGGGAAAGTGGTTCGCGAGTACCTCGCTGGCAAAGGGGGCTATAAGCTCCTTGCCAGGAAATTCGGTGTTGCGGAAAGCATGGTGAGGCGATGGGTCGCAGCATATCGTCACCATGGTAACGCCGGGCTTATCCGGCAGCGTTGTGCTTACACCCTTGAGTTCAAGCTTGAGGTGTTGCACCGGGGCGTGGTGCAGAACCTTTCCCGTCGAGAGCTGGCTGCCATTTACAATATCAGCAATCCGCATAGCATCACGACGTGGCAGCAACAGAAAGCGCGGGGAGAGCTTCGTTCGCTAAAGGGTATGCGCCCGTCGGGGCAGGATGTTTCGATGCCAGCCAAGAAAAAGACCTCGAGTCAGTCCTCGAAAGCCAAGCTGTCTGGGGAATCAGACCAGCTGCTTCGCGAGAATCAGCGGTTGCGCGCGGAGGTCGCGTACCTAAAAAAATTCAATGCCTTGGTTCTAGCAAAGAAGTTGGCGCGACAGAAAGAGCCAAAATAG
- a CDS encoding ABC transporter permease translates to MLPFLSRRAIHSAILLLIVSVIGFVILHLAPGGPLSQFAASGDMSQADLDRLSTQLGLDRPLPIQYLEWLVRMLKGDWGLSYRDQHAVTSIIASHIGATLELMFCSTLLAMFIGGCIGILGAVRRYSLFDSLATVGAMIALSIPTFWFGIVVIYVFAVHLNWLPAGNRMTEGDGSFFDYVHHLIGPCVVLALVTTAVWSRYMRSSMLEVINQDYIRTARAKGVPEYQIVMRHALRNALLPMITITGLHVPTLLSGALVTETVFTWPGIGRLFFDSISYRDYPTVMGILMFSAVLVLLGNLLADLLYGFADPRIAGDRR, encoded by the coding sequence ATGCTGCCTTTTCTTTCCCGCCGCGCCATTCATTCGGCGATTCTGCTGCTGATCGTCTCGGTGATCGGATTCGTCATCCTGCATCTTGCGCCGGGCGGCCCGCTCTCGCAGTTCGCGGCCTCCGGCGATATGAGTCAGGCCGATCTCGATCGCCTGTCGACGCAGCTCGGCCTCGATCGTCCGTTACCCATCCAGTATCTGGAGTGGCTGGTGCGTATGCTGAAGGGCGACTGGGGTCTGTCGTATCGCGATCAGCACGCCGTTACGTCGATCATCGCGTCCCACATCGGCGCGACGCTCGAACTGATGTTCTGCTCGACGCTGCTCGCGATGTTCATCGGCGGGTGCATCGGCATTCTCGGCGCGGTGCGGCGCTATTCGCTGTTCGATTCGCTCGCGACCGTCGGCGCGATGATCGCGCTGTCCATTCCGACGTTCTGGTTCGGGATCGTGGTCATCTATGTGTTCGCCGTGCATCTGAACTGGCTGCCGGCCGGCAACCGCATGACCGAAGGAGACGGCTCGTTTTTCGACTACGTGCATCATTTGATCGGACCGTGCGTCGTTTTGGCGTTGGTGACGACGGCTGTGTGGAGCCGCTACATGCGATCGTCGATGCTCGAAGTCATCAACCAGGATTACATCCGCACCGCGCGCGCCAAAGGCGTACCGGAATATCAGATCGTGATGCGTCACGCGTTGCGTAACGCGCTGTTGCCGATGATCACGATTACGGGTCTGCATGTGCCTACCCTGCTGTCGGGTGCGCTGGTGACGGAAACGGTGTTCACCTGGCCGGGCATCGGCCGACTGTTTTTCGATTCGATCAGCTATCGCGACTATCCGACCGTGATGGGCATCCTGATGTTCAGCGCCGTTCTCGTGCTGCTTGGCAATCTGCTCGCCGATCTGCTCTATGGCTTCGCGGATCCCCGAATTGCGGGCGATCGTCGATGA
- a CDS encoding IS91 family transposase has translation MKAPLELADVLCRHGPTYRHLHADSLDREQRRVMRAIEQCRTAALGGHVEQCDACGHQRIAYNSCGNRHCPKCQSLARAQWLERRQADLLPVPYFHVVFTVPQEIAAIAFQNKRIVYDILFQATAETLQTIAADPRHLGGTIGFIALLHTWGQNLGHHPHLHCIIPGGGLAADGTRWVACRPGFFLPVRVLSRLFRRLFLERLQQAFDIGALRFFSSLAHLSEPGEFARYLSGSRQTGWVVYAKEPFGGPQQVLDYLGRYTHRVAISNSRLISQTDQHVTFRWRDYRHPGRPRVMRLDACEFLRRFLLHVLPHGLQRIRHYGLLSNRLRESSLATCRRLLGAPSNETHGTSRPDYRDHYAHLTGGSLRDCPVCKHGHMICVEYLLPGAPARAPPCRQ, from the coding sequence ATGAAGGCTCCGCTGGAGCTGGCGGACGTCCTGTGCCGCCACGGCCCGACATACCGGCATCTGCACGCCGACTCGCTCGACCGCGAGCAGCGTCGCGTCATGCGTGCCATCGAGCAGTGCCGGACGGCGGCTCTGGGCGGTCACGTCGAGCAGTGCGACGCCTGCGGACATCAGCGCATCGCCTACAACTCGTGTGGCAACCGGCACTGCCCGAAGTGCCAGTCGCTCGCCCGGGCACAATGGCTCGAGCGCCGCCAGGCGGACCTGCTACCTGTGCCTTACTTCCACGTCGTCTTCACGGTCCCGCAGGAGATCGCGGCCATCGCATTCCAGAACAAGCGAATCGTGTACGACATCCTGTTCCAGGCAACCGCCGAAACGCTGCAGACGATCGCTGCAGACCCACGGCACCTCGGCGGCACGATCGGCTTCATCGCACTGCTGCACACCTGGGGGCAGAATCTGGGCCACCATCCGCATCTGCACTGCATCATCCCGGGCGGCGGCCTTGCTGCCGACGGCACGCGCTGGGTGGCTTGCCGGCCGGGCTTCTTCCTGCCGGTGCGGGTTCTCTCGCGCCTGTTCCGTCGGCTGTTCCTCGAGCGCTTGCAACAGGCCTTCGATATCGGGGCACTCCGCTTCTTCTCGTCACTGGCTCACCTGTCTGAGCCGGGCGAATTTGCCCGCTATCTTTCTGGCTCGCGTCAAACCGGGTGGGTCGTCTATGCCAAGGAACCATTCGGCGGTCCTCAGCAGGTGCTCGACTATCTCGGCCGCTACACACACCGCGTCGCGATCTCGAACAGCCGACTCATCAGTCAGACCGATCAGCACGTCACGTTTCGCTGGAGGGACTATCGTCATCCCGGCAGACCACGCGTGATGCGCCTGGACGCCTGCGAGTTCCTGCGCCGTTTCCTGCTGCACGTATTGCCGCATGGATTACAACGGATTCGCCACTACGGACTGCTTAGCAACCGGCTGCGCGAGTCCAGCCTCGCCACATGTCGCCGACTGCTTGGTGCGCCGTCCAACGAAACCCATGGAACATCCAGGCCTGACTACCGCGACCATTATGCGCACCTGACTGGCGGGTCACTGCGCGACTGTCCCGTCTGCAAACACGGTCACATGATCTGCGTCGAATACCTCCTGCCTGGCGCACCGGCGCGGGCACCACCATGCCGGCAATGA
- a CDS encoding IS3 family transposase, whose amino-acid sequence MADLLHASGLPRSTYYYQVKTLAAPDRYGGLKAKIQAVYAAHRGLYGYRRVTLAIRSDGELVNHKKVQRLMNELGIRSRVRRKKFRSYQGEVGEAAPNLLNREFTASRPNEKWVTDVTEFRVAGKSGIVVAVETVQWKR is encoded by the coding sequence TTGGCTGACCTTCTCCACGCTTCGGGCTTGCCACGCAGTACATACTACTATCAGGTCAAGACGTTGGCCGCTCCAGACCGGTATGGCGGACTCAAGGCGAAGATTCAGGCTGTCTATGCAGCACATCGCGGCTTGTATGGCTACCGTCGCGTCACCTTAGCTATCCGCAGTGATGGCGAGTTGGTCAATCACAAGAAGGTGCAGCGCCTTATGAACGAATTAGGAATCAGGTCGAGGGTGCGCCGGAAGAAATTCCGGTCGTACCAAGGCGAGGTTGGCGAGGCCGCTCCAAACCTGCTCAATCGCGAATTCACCGCATCGAGACCAAACGAGAAGTGGGTTACCGATGTGACCGAGTTCCGCGTCGCGGGGAAAAGCGGAATTGTTGTCGCAGTCGAGACCGTGCAGTGGAAACGGTAA
- a CDS encoding site-specific integrase: MTPLRRRMIEDMRVRSLAANTQRAYLQQVSNFARHFGRSPELLGPEEVRAWQVHLIEVQRRSSSTLVVATAALRFLYHITLKREWAVEELPIARRPRKLPVILSQDEITRFLEAIRSVKHRTVLIAAYAAGLRISEATRLKVGDIDSHRMMLRVEQGKGRTDRYVMLSPRLLDILRSYWCIGRPQYWLFPGRFPDQPVGADVVRQACHDARRRAGITKPITPHSLRHAFATHLLESGTDVRLIQLLMGHRSLATTARYLKVATSTICATTSPFDRLPSTSPQASPEPPVEHV; encoded by the coding sequence ATGACACCCCTACGTCGACGCATGATCGAGGATATGCGCGTACGCAGCCTCGCGGCCAATACGCAACGCGCGTATCTCCAGCAGGTAAGCAACTTTGCCAGACACTTCGGCCGTTCCCCTGAACTGCTGGGCCCGGAGGAGGTGCGCGCCTGGCAGGTGCACCTGATCGAAGTCCAGCGGCGCTCATCCAGCACCCTGGTGGTGGCGACTGCGGCGCTGCGCTTCCTGTATCACATCACGCTCAAACGCGAGTGGGCGGTCGAAGAACTCCCGATAGCGCGGAGGCCGCGCAAACTCCCGGTGATCCTCAGTCAGGACGAGATCACCCGGTTCCTTGAAGCGATCCGTAGCGTCAAGCATCGGACCGTACTGATCGCCGCCTACGCCGCCGGCCTTCGCATTTCGGAAGCCACCCGGCTGAAGGTCGGCGATATCGACAGCCACCGCATGATGCTGCGCGTCGAGCAGGGCAAGGGCCGCACCGACCGCTACGTGATGCTCTCGCCACGGCTGCTGGACATCCTGCGCAGCTACTGGTGTATTGGCCGGCCCCAGTACTGGCTGTTTCCTGGCCGCTTCCCGGATCAACCTGTGGGTGCCGACGTGGTGCGACAGGCGTGCCATGACGCACGTCGCCGTGCCGGTATCACCAAACCAATCACGCCGCACTCCTTGCGCCATGCGTTTGCGACGCACCTGCTCGAATCCGGCACGGATGTGCGTCTGATCCAGTTGCTGATGGGCCATCGCAGCCTGGCCACGACGGCGCGTTACCTGAAGGTCGCGACCAGCACGATCTGCGCGACGACCAGCCCGTTCGACCGGTTGCCGTCAACGTCTCCGCAGGCTTCACCTGAACCACCGGTTGAGCACGTTTGA
- a CDS encoding ABC transporter permease, producing the protein MSETPTVATKPSITNSAKSVGMSPALRRFCRHKLAILGALCIVLMVLACVAGPSLLAFTDTYIDIRHRLMPPFSGAHILGTDPLGRDVFARLLMAGRISMSIGFVAMLISMVIGVCVGMTAGYFGGVIGNMLMRLVDGVLCFPSIFLLLAISAIISPSVPSIVFLIAITSWMEVARVVEAQIRSLKTRDFALAALSMGSSHSRIMFRELLPNAAALNVAYAILAESYISFLGFGIQPPTPSWGNMLDNAQTYLTSAPWLAIVPGLAITLAVTSFNFVGDGLRDALDPRNEM; encoded by the coding sequence ATGAGTGAGACACCCACCGTGGCCACCAAACCGTCGATCACCAACTCCGCCAAGAGTGTCGGGATGAGCCCGGCGCTGCGCCGCTTCTGTCGGCACAAGCTGGCGATTCTCGGCGCGCTTTGCATCGTGCTGATGGTGCTCGCCTGCGTCGCCGGTCCATCGCTGCTCGCGTTCACCGACACGTATATCGACATCCGCCATCGACTGATGCCGCCGTTCTCCGGCGCGCATATTCTCGGCACCGATCCGCTCGGCCGCGACGTGTTCGCGCGGCTCCTGATGGCCGGCCGCATTTCGATGTCGATCGGTTTTGTCGCCATGTTGATCAGCATGGTGATCGGCGTGTGCGTCGGCATGACCGCAGGATACTTCGGTGGCGTGATCGGCAATATGCTGATGCGGCTGGTCGACGGCGTGCTGTGCTTTCCTTCGATCTTTCTGCTTCTCGCGATCTCCGCAATCATCTCGCCGTCAGTACCGTCGATCGTCTTTCTCATCGCGATCACGTCGTGGATGGAAGTCGCTCGCGTCGTCGAGGCGCAGATACGGTCGCTGAAGACGCGCGACTTCGCGCTGGCGGCGCTGTCGATGGGATCATCTCACTCGCGCATCATGTTCCGTGAGCTGTTGCCCAACGCGGCCGCGCTGAACGTCGCTTACGCGATTCTGGCGGAGAGCTACATCTCTTTCCTCGGCTTCGGCATCCAGCCGCCCACGCCGAGTTGGGGAAACATGCTGGACAACGCGCAGACCTATTTGACGAGCGCACCGTGGCTCGCGATCGTGCCCGGTCTTGCGATCACGCTGGCGGTGACGAGCTTCAACTTCGTCGGAGATGGCCTGCGGGATGCGCTCGATCCTCGGAATGAGATGTAG
- a CDS encoding alkaline phosphatase family protein, translated as MKRKQEAPQKFVRRAGFIGTAAALTVACSIFPALAQTQSHPPTNADPSLDTVTPIKHVIVIVGENRTFDQVFGGYQPGHGQTIENLLSKGIINADGSPGPNFSLAQQNMAQATDPTTFLMSPTSKTAYSVLPAPNTGSAPSATSDTSAPFTTLAEAQAAEGNALEPQDLVHLTTGATGLPKGAVDTRFGSNTYNLPSGPYQISRVGPNYDQYTASPVHRFYQNWQQSDCSLANATASNPSGCKMDLFPWVETSIGAGSNGSPRPAGFTDQTTGEGSTALGFYNASTGDMPYFTQLAQKYTISDNYHQPVMGGTGANSIMVGTADALYYTDGNGNMSTPPKNQIEDPRPMPGTNNWYAQDGYSGGSYSNCSDTSQPGVGPIRNYLGSLPYHPSANCAAGAYYLLNNYNPGYNGNGTVNTSPFTIPPSPVRTIADSLLARKISWKYYGEDWNTFVTNPSQSVYCNICNPFLYETSIMTNPATVKAHLQDSTDLYADIANGTLPAVSFVKPGGRLDGHPASSKYDLYEGFVRKIIDSVQSNPKLWASTAILITNDEGGGYYDSGYIQPVDFFGDGPRIPLIVVSPYSQGGRVAHEYDDHASIVKFIERNWQLAPITGRSRDNLPNPKQTGSNPYVPVNAPAIGDLFGAFHFDQGVSGNGNHGDQGGNGNGSITSNAQGQNGGKGWWPF; from the coding sequence ATGAAGCGAAAACAAGAAGCCCCACAAAAATTCGTGCGGCGCGCCGGTTTTATCGGCACCGCAGCCGCACTGACGGTAGCCTGCTCGATATTCCCAGCCCTCGCGCAAACGCAGTCGCATCCGCCAACGAACGCAGATCCATCTCTAGACACCGTCACGCCGATCAAGCACGTGATCGTAATCGTCGGCGAGAACCGCACTTTCGACCAGGTCTTCGGCGGCTACCAGCCGGGTCACGGACAAACGATCGAGAATCTGCTCTCGAAGGGCATCATCAATGCCGACGGCAGCCCGGGCCCGAACTTCTCGCTTGCGCAGCAAAACATGGCGCAAGCGACGGATCCGACCACCTTCCTGATGAGTCCCACTTCGAAAACGGCCTACTCCGTGCTGCCCGCGCCGAATACCGGTTCCGCGCCGAGCGCCACCAGCGATACGAGCGCGCCCTTTACGACGCTTGCTGAAGCACAGGCCGCCGAGGGCAACGCGCTCGAGCCGCAAGATCTCGTTCATCTGACAACGGGTGCGACGGGTCTTCCGAAAGGCGCTGTCGACACGCGCTTTGGCTCGAATACGTACAACCTGCCGAGCGGTCCCTATCAGATCTCGCGTGTCGGGCCGAATTACGATCAGTACACCGCGAGCCCAGTGCATCGCTTTTATCAGAACTGGCAGCAGTCGGATTGCAGTCTCGCCAATGCCACTGCCAGCAATCCGAGCGGATGCAAGATGGATCTCTTCCCGTGGGTCGAGACGTCGATCGGAGCGGGATCCAACGGCAGCCCCCGGCCGGCTGGCTTTACCGATCAGACAACGGGCGAAGGCTCGACGGCACTCGGTTTCTATAACGCGAGCACCGGCGATATGCCCTACTTCACGCAGCTTGCGCAAAAATACACGATTAGCGACAACTATCACCAGCCGGTGATGGGCGGCACGGGCGCGAACAGCATCATGGTCGGCACGGCCGACGCGCTTTACTACACGGACGGCAACGGCAATATGTCCACGCCCCCGAAGAACCAGATCGAAGACCCGCGTCCGATGCCGGGCACGAACAACTGGTATGCGCAGGACGGCTACTCGGGCGGCTCTTACAGTAATTGCTCGGACACGTCACAACCGGGTGTCGGTCCGATTCGCAACTACCTGGGGTCGCTGCCCTACCATCCGAGCGCGAACTGTGCGGCAGGTGCGTACTACCTGCTAAACAATTACAACCCGGGCTATAACGGCAACGGCACGGTCAATACGAGCCCGTTTACGATCCCGCCTTCGCCGGTTCGCACAATTGCAGACTCGCTGCTCGCCAGGAAGATCTCGTGGAAGTACTACGGCGAAGACTGGAACACATTCGTCACCAACCCGTCTCAGAGCGTCTATTGCAACATCTGCAATCCGTTCCTCTACGAGACGTCGATCATGACGAACCCGGCGACCGTGAAGGCGCACCTGCAGGACTCGACGGATCTCTACGCCGACATCGCAAACGGCACGCTGCCCGCGGTCTCCTTCGTGAAGCCGGGCGGACGCCTCGATGGTCACCCCGCCTCGTCGAAATATGACCTATACGAAGGATTCGTGCGCAAGATCATCGATTCGGTTCAGAGCAATCCGAAACTGTGGGCATCGACCGCGATCCTCATCACCAACGATGAAGGCGGTGGCTACTACGATTCGGGTTATATCCAGCCGGTCGACTTCTTCGGCGACGGTCCGCGTATTCCGCTGATCGTGGTCTCGCCTTACTCTCAAGGCGGACGCGTCGCGCACGAGTACGACGATCACGCGTCCATCGTGAAGTTCATCGAGCGCAACTGGCAGCTCGCCCCGATCACGGGCCGCAGCCGCGACAATCTGCCGAATCCGAAACAGACCGGCTCGAACCCGTATGTGCCGGTCAACGCACCCGCGATCGGCGATCTATTCGGCGCGTTCCACTTCGACCAAGGCGTGAGCGGTAACGGCAATCACGGCGATCAAGGCGGCAATGGCAACGGCAGCATCACCAGCAACGCGCAAGGCCAGAACGGCGGTAAAGGATGGTGGCCGTTCTGA